The window GCAGGCTGGGTAAGCCTCTTCACCCTGCATGCGATCTGGCCATTGCTATGGATCTGGGCAACCCTCTACCGCGAAGACCGCGGCTGGGGCATGAGCAGTTCATCAATACCCGCCACCGAGGGCGAGCTGGAGGCCCTCAAGGCCGAGCTGCTGGAGCTCAAACGCACGCTCGGCACCAGCCACGAACAGCCGCACGGGGACGTCTGACATGGAAACGTTGCTGCTGCTCAGCTATGCCGCCCTGTGTGTGGCGATCTTCAAGATCTTCAAGATTCCGAAGAACAAGTGGACCATCCCGACCGCCGCCCTTGGCGGTGTGGTGCTGGTCGGCTGTCTGGTGTTCCTGATGAACTACAACCACCCCTACTCGGAAGTCACCCGCGCCTACTTCATCAGCACGCCGATCTCGCCCAACGTCAGCGGCCAGGTCATCGAGGTGCCGGTCGAGCGCGACCATACGGTGAAGAAAGGCGAGGTGCTGTTCCGACTCGACCCGACGCCCTTCGAGAGCAAGGTGAAATCGCTGGAGGCGCAACTGGTCTCGGCCAAGGCGGACGTCCAGCGCGCCGCTACCCTGGTCGAACGCAACGTCGGCAACCGTCGTGACCTCGACCAGGCCACTGCCCGGGTCAACGATCTGGAGGCGCAGCTGATGGGCGCCCGCTACGACCTCGAAAGCACCACCGTGCGAGCGCCGGCGGACGGCATCGTCTCGCAGTTGTTCCTGCGCCCCGGTGTACGCGCAACCCGCTTCGCAACCCGCCCCTCGATGGTCTTCATCCCCGACCAGGAGCGCTACTACGTCGCCTGGATGCGGCAGAACGGCCAGTTGCGCATCCAGCCCGGCGAGGCGGCGGAGATCGCCTTCGACGGCCTGCCCGGCCAGGTCTTCCAGGCCAAGGTCCGGCGCATGCTGCCGGTGATCGGCGAAGGCGAAATCCAGCCGGGCGGCAGCCTGGTCAGCTTCAGCAACTCACCGCCCCCCGGCCGGGTACCGGTGATCCTCGACATCACCGACCCTGCCTTCGAGCAGTACCGCGCCGGCCTGCCCGGCGGCTCCTTCGGCCAGGCCGCGGTGTACAGCGAACACGCCCACGAGTTGGCGGTGATGCGCAAGATCCTGCTGCGCATGTCCTCCTGGCTGAACTACATCTACCCCTTCCACTAGCCTCGATCACTGATGTGCCTGCTGGCGGCGCTGGCTCGCCTCGCCGACCAGCCGGTAGGCCACGTAGTACTTGTAGATGTTTCCGACCGTCTCACGCGCGGCGGCATGCTCGACCCGGCAACAGCCTGTCAGCCGCCCAGGGCGATGATCGCGAACAGCAAGGCGGTGCCCACGACTGCCAGCGCCCCGCCGCCCACCCAGGGCGTCCCACCGGAGTAATGTGCCAGCACCCAGCCGGCGAGGAAGAGCATCCCCAGCGCCACCAGGTTGGAGAGGCGGATGGCCAGTCCGGTCTGGTCGATCAACAGGAACGGAATGACCAACGGGAAGGTCGCCAGCACCACCAGCAGGAAGGTGCCCAGCGCTCCCTTGAAATCCTCCAGGTCCAGCCGCGCGCGAACCGGGCTTGCGTTGGCCAACAGGCGAACCCGCAGCATCTCCAGTGCGTCCGCACCCGCGGCCTGGGCGATGCGTGGCGGCAAGGCATCGGCGATGAGGTCCTGGCCTTCGCGCGGGTCGGTACCGTCGCGCAAGCGGGCCAGGAGGGTTCGGCTACGCGTGCGCTCGGTCCAGGTGCGCAACAGGTAGATCACGGCGTCGGCCAGGCCCCAGGCGAGGTTGCAGCCCAGGGCCGCGATCAGCATGGTTCGCGCCTCCTCGCGGCCCGCCGTGGCAACGCTCAGCGAGCCAATGAAGGTCATTGCCATCAGCAGGCCGAAGATCACTTCGGTAACCCGGTCCACGGGGTCGAGAACCCGCTGCCACATTCCAACTCGAGGTCTGTCCATCGCACCCTCTCCAGAGCGGCGGACGAAGCGTGCCGTCCGCCATGCATTCGCTGAATCAGAGACTGCGCAAGCCGTTGTACGGAAGGTACCCGGCGGTCCGTAGGCCAATCGCCGTTGCGGCGAAAATCAATGGCTCCAGGCAAGTAAAGACGCTGCGACCCACTCGCGCTTGCCTTGGCGAACAGAATCTCTCCAGCACAGGGAACGGCGGGTATTTCATCGAACTGATCCGATTCGGTCGTTCGGGAGCGTCCTTGGGTAGCCAGTGGCAGATTCATGCCTAAACTTCCTCGCAACCCTTCTCGCACAAGCCAGCGGTGTGGCCTGCGGAGAACAGAACATCCGGAACACTACGAGGACGCCCGGATATGAGCAGTTTGTTCGACGCTATCGTTCTCGGTCTGCTGGCAATACTTCCCTTGATCAATCCACCGACGACGGTGGCGCTGTTCCTTGCCCTGTCCCATGGGTTCAGCCGGGAGGAAAAGAACAGGCAGGCGCTGCTGACCGCCTTCTACGTGTTCATCATCATGATGCTCACCTACTACATCGGTGAACTGATCATGGATGTCTTCAATATCTCCATCCCCGGCCTGCGCATCGCCGGGGGCGGAATCCTCTGCATCATCGGCGGCAGGATGCTGTTTCCCCAGCCCCTTCCCCCCTCCGCCTCGCAGGAAGGCA of the Pseudomonas sp. PSE14 genome contains:
- a CDS encoding DUF3302 domain-containing protein, which codes for MLNYVALGILIAVALILFYGIIVLHDIPYEIAKERKHPHQDAIHVAGWVSLFTLHAIWPLLWIWATLYREDRGWGMSSSSIPATEGELEALKAELLELKRTLGTSHEQPHGDV
- a CDS encoding biotin/lipoyl-binding protein; translation: METLLLLSYAALCVAIFKIFKIPKNKWTIPTAALGGVVLVGCLVFLMNYNHPYSEVTRAYFISTPISPNVSGQVIEVPVERDHTVKKGEVLFRLDPTPFESKVKSLEAQLVSAKADVQRAATLVERNVGNRRDLDQATARVNDLEAQLMGARYDLESTTVRAPADGIVSQLFLRPGVRATRFATRPSMVFIPDQERYYVAWMRQNGQLRIQPGEAAEIAFDGLPGQVFQAKVRRMLPVIGEGEIQPGGSLVSFSNSPPPGRVPVILDITDPAFEQYRAGLPGGSFGQAAVYSEHAHELAVMRKILLRMSSWLNYIYPFH